From Acidothermus cellulolyticus 11B, a single genomic window includes:
- a CDS encoding ABC transporter ATP-binding protein produces MAKVVFEKATRIYPGTQTPAVSSLDLEIEDGEFMVLVGPSGSGKTTALRMLAGLEAVDEGRIYIGDRDVTDVQPKDRDIAMVFQNYALYPHMTVAENIGFHLKIKKRPKAEIRQRVLEAARLLDLEPYLDRKPARLSGGQRQRVAMGRAIVRQPQVFLMDEPLSNLDAKLRVATRTQIASLQRRLGVTTVYVTHDQVEAMTMGDRVAVLRDGLLQQCDTPRVLFDRPVNVFVAGFIGSPAMNLIDVPVTEAGAQFANRTVPLTPTQRAALTGNSVTLGVRPEGWEIVSPTEGVRGVVELVEELGSDSYAYVTPEYDPNRTIIVRPTGGTATPHKGDQIGLTPRPHAVHLFDTATGLRLPD; encoded by the coding sequence ATGGCCAAGGTCGTCTTCGAGAAAGCCACCCGCATCTACCCCGGAACGCAGACCCCCGCTGTGTCCTCTCTCGATCTAGAGATCGAGGACGGCGAATTCATGGTTTTGGTCGGGCCTTCCGGGTCAGGGAAGACGACCGCGCTGCGGATGCTCGCCGGCTTGGAGGCTGTCGACGAGGGGCGGATTTACATTGGCGATCGCGACGTGACCGACGTCCAGCCGAAGGACCGCGACATCGCGATGGTGTTTCAGAATTACGCGCTCTACCCCCACATGACGGTCGCTGAGAACATCGGGTTCCACCTGAAGATCAAGAAGCGGCCGAAGGCAGAGATCAGGCAGCGCGTTCTTGAGGCCGCGCGTCTCTTGGACCTCGAACCGTATCTGGACCGCAAGCCCGCCCGTCTCTCCGGTGGCCAGAGGCAGCGGGTCGCGATGGGTCGGGCGATCGTCCGGCAACCCCAGGTCTTCTTGATGGACGAGCCGCTCTCCAACCTTGACGCAAAGCTCCGGGTGGCGACCCGTACACAGATCGCTTCCTTGCAGCGCCGGCTGGGCGTCACCACCGTGTACGTGACCCACGACCAGGTCGAAGCGATGACGATGGGTGACCGCGTCGCGGTGCTCCGCGACGGCCTGCTCCAGCAGTGCGACACACCGCGGGTGCTCTTCGACCGGCCGGTCAACGTCTTCGTCGCCGGCTTCATCGGCAGTCCGGCGATGAACCTCATCGACGTACCGGTTACCGAAGCCGGTGCGCAGTTCGCCAACCGCACGGTGCCGCTCACGCCGACGCAGCGGGCGGCTCTCACCGGCAACAGCGTCACCCTTGGTGTCCGGCCGGAAGGCTGGGAGATCGTCTCACCCACCGAAGGAGTGCGGGGCGTGGTCGAGCTCGTTGAGGAGCTCGGCTCCGACTCCTACGCGTATGTCACGCCTGAGTACGACCCGAACCGGACGATCATCGTCCGGCCTACGGGTGGTACGGCGACGCCGCACAAGGGCGATCAGATCGGCCTGACGCCGCGGCCGCACGCGGTGCACCTCTTCGACACGGCCACGGGGCTTCGCCTGCCTGATTAA
- a CDS encoding WhiB family transcriptional regulator, translating into MDWRHRAACRDEDPELFFPIGTTGPALLQIEQAKAVCRRCPVRTECLNWALETGQDAGIWGGLTEEERRALKRRNARLRPQTV; encoded by the coding sequence ATGGACTGGCGCCACCGCGCTGCCTGCCGTGACGAGGACCCGGAGCTCTTCTTCCCTATTGGCACGACAGGGCCCGCCCTGCTGCAGATCGAACAGGCCAAGGCGGTGTGTCGGCGCTGCCCGGTCCGCACGGAGTGCCTGAACTGGGCCCTGGAGACAGGTCAAGACGCGGGAATCTGGGGCGGCCTCACAGAGGAGGAACGCCGCGCTTTGAAGCGGCGGAACGCGCGTCTTCGGCCACAGACGGTCTGA
- a CDS encoding sugar isomerase domain-containing protein, whose protein sequence is MATSGYLRGVSELLAAAAARLDDVLDTVADQCATTLQEGGLIHLFGSGHSALPALDAFPRYGSYVGLHPLTDPRLLWHTVTGPGGVPELLWLERAEHYIENYLAHQPLNAGDVLLVYSHSGRNAAAIETAQYAAERGLVTVAVTSLANADLPATHSSGRRLAEICDYVLDTGVPRADAIVAIPGWHAPLGAASTVVTCAITHELLTRTAARLSDSGVTLPTFVAPTARLDAAAPGQGPDTDRDPATIFRAYRQRLLAAQARALQTPLEPPAQIPLEPPAQAPPCER, encoded by the coding sequence GTGGCGACCAGCGGCTACCTGCGCGGGGTGAGCGAACTGCTCGCCGCGGCCGCCGCGCGTCTTGACGACGTCCTCGACACGGTCGCCGATCAGTGCGCAACAACCCTCCAGGAGGGAGGGCTGATCCACCTTTTCGGCAGCGGACATTCGGCGCTGCCCGCCCTCGACGCCTTCCCGCGGTACGGCAGCTACGTCGGCCTGCATCCGCTGACAGATCCGCGATTGCTCTGGCACACGGTCACCGGCCCCGGCGGGGTGCCGGAACTGCTCTGGCTCGAGCGGGCGGAGCACTACATCGAGAACTACCTCGCCCACCAACCGCTCAACGCCGGCGATGTCCTGCTCGTCTACTCGCACAGCGGACGCAATGCTGCGGCCATCGAGACCGCCCAGTACGCCGCCGAGCGGGGTCTCGTCACGGTAGCCGTCACGTCGCTGGCCAACGCCGACCTCCCGGCCACGCACTCGAGCGGCCGGCGGCTGGCCGAGATCTGCGACTACGTCCTGGACACCGGGGTGCCGCGCGCTGACGCCATCGTGGCGATCCCCGGGTGGCATGCGCCGCTCGGAGCCGCCTCCACCGTCGTCACGTGCGCGATCACCCACGAACTCCTGACCCGGACGGCGGCACGACTGTCCGACTCGGGCGTCACGCTGCCCACCTTCGTTGCACCCACCGCGCGCCTCGACGCCGCGGCACCCGGTCAGGGCCCGGACACCGACCGCGACCCAGCGACGATCTTCCGTGCCTACCGGCAACGGCTCCTCGCCGCCCAAGCGCGGGCCCTCCAGACGCCGCTCGAACCACCGGCCCAGATACCGCTCGAACCACCGGCCCAGGCACCGCCATGCGAGCGCTGA
- a CDS encoding diacylglycerol/lipid kinase family protein — translation MRALILVNPAATGMRRLRRGDLINLLSTVAAIEVAETSRPGHAVELAAKAVVEDYDLVITIGGDGTANETVHGLLGTPPSAAEAATWSPPERTPALAILPAGNANVFARALGLPNQPRRAARMLRQWLAAGHRRRISLGVLHVTDPASSARWFTFSAGFGLDADVVRRIAQLRAAGRRADSAQYVAQTIAALGPRHPGGRFLVYTRAAPDARVAGASATPGGATHPEPAIAHQLLVITNTTPWTYLGPIPLAPTPDASFDTGLDVFGLRTPRIVPTITTALRLLTGRRLNPARTWRAHDLDLVSVAAEPAAPAHADGEYLGVVRSAELIAVPSALSVIAAPR, via the coding sequence ATGCGAGCGCTGATTCTCGTCAATCCGGCGGCCACCGGCATGCGCCGGCTGCGACGAGGTGATCTCATCAACTTGCTCAGCACGGTCGCCGCCATCGAGGTCGCCGAGACAAGCCGTCCGGGTCACGCGGTCGAATTGGCCGCGAAAGCAGTGGTTGAGGATTACGACCTCGTCATCACGATCGGCGGCGACGGCACCGCGAACGAAACCGTCCACGGTCTGCTCGGCACACCGCCGTCCGCCGCCGAAGCAGCGACATGGTCCCCGCCGGAACGCACCCCGGCGCTGGCGATCCTGCCCGCCGGGAACGCGAACGTCTTCGCCCGCGCCCTCGGCCTCCCCAACCAACCGCGGCGGGCCGCGCGCATGCTCCGACAGTGGCTGGCCGCCGGTCATCGACGCCGGATCAGTCTTGGCGTTCTGCACGTGACCGACCCCGCGTCTTCGGCGCGGTGGTTCACGTTCTCCGCCGGGTTCGGGTTGGACGCCGACGTCGTCCGACGCATCGCGCAGTTACGCGCAGCCGGTCGGCGGGCCGACTCGGCGCAGTACGTCGCCCAGACCATTGCCGCGCTCGGCCCCCGGCATCCTGGTGGTCGTTTCCTCGTGTACACCCGAGCCGCCCCCGATGCCAGAGTCGCGGGCGCCAGCGCGACACCGGGTGGCGCGACTCATCCGGAACCTGCGATCGCGCACCAGTTGCTGGTCATCACCAATACGACCCCGTGGACCTACCTCGGCCCGATTCCCTTGGCACCAACCCCGGACGCTTCGTTCGACACCGGCCTCGACGTGTTCGGCCTGCGCACTCCGCGCATCGTGCCGACGATCACAACGGCGCTACGGCTGCTCACCGGACGCCGCCTCAATCCCGCCCGGACGTGGCGAGCCCACGACCTCGACCTCGTCAGCGTCGCCGCCGAACCGGCTGCCCCGGCGCATGCCGACGGGGAGTACCTCGGCGTCGTCCGCTCCGCGGAGCTGATCGCTGTCCCGTCCGCCCTGTCCGTGATCGCGGCACCCCGCTGA
- a CDS encoding RNA polymerase sigma factor SigF: MERPRGAGRSRRDPGRIRRPAVDRSPQTARDGHVTSGHHAPVDQQIEPLDDAPAALDAPQGETPSSAIVTDRERTRALFAEMAALPPESPRRQEIRSELVQTHLPLVEYLARRFRNRGEPHDDLVQVATIGLIKAIDRFDVERGVEFSTYATPTIVGEIKRYFRDRGWAIRVPRRLQELKMSLAKATSELSQQYGRAPTVSELADHLGMSEDEILEGLESANAYSTISLDTPETDDADALAVADTLGNIDEALEGVEYRESLKPLLEKLPPREKRILLLRFFRNMTQSQIAAELGISQMHVSRLLARTLARLREGLLADQ, encoded by the coding sequence GTGGAACGTCCTCGCGGCGCTGGCCGGTCACGTCGAGACCCGGGCCGAATCCGACGGCCGGCAGTCGATCGTTCTCCTCAAACGGCGCGGGACGGACACGTGACGAGCGGTCACCACGCGCCGGTTGATCAACAGATCGAGCCGCTCGACGATGCGCCGGCCGCACTGGACGCGCCTCAGGGTGAGACGCCGTCGTCCGCTATCGTCACCGACCGGGAGCGCACCCGCGCCTTGTTCGCCGAAATGGCCGCGCTGCCGCCGGAATCCCCACGGCGGCAAGAAATCCGCTCCGAGCTGGTCCAAACCCACCTGCCTCTCGTCGAATACTTGGCTCGGCGGTTTCGCAATCGCGGGGAACCGCACGACGATCTCGTACAGGTGGCGACCATCGGCCTCATCAAGGCGATCGACCGTTTCGACGTCGAGCGGGGTGTTGAATTCTCCACCTACGCGACACCCACCATCGTCGGCGAGATCAAACGCTACTTCCGGGACAGAGGCTGGGCGATCCGGGTTCCGCGCCGCCTGCAGGAACTCAAAATGTCACTGGCGAAAGCGACCAGCGAACTGTCCCAGCAGTACGGCCGCGCCCCCACGGTCAGCGAGCTTGCCGACCATCTCGGCATGTCTGAGGACGAAATCCTGGAGGGTCTGGAATCCGCGAACGCCTACTCCACCATTTCGCTGGACACCCCGGAGACGGACGACGCCGACGCGCTCGCCGTCGCGGATACGCTGGGAAATATCGACGAGGCGCTCGAAGGCGTCGAATACCGCGAATCGCTCAAGCCGTTACTGGAGAAACTGCCACCGCGGGAAAAGCGCATCCTCCTCCTCCGCTTCTTCCGCAACATGACGCAATCGCAGATCGCGGCCGAACTCGGAATTTCTCAGATGCACGTGTCCCGACTGCTGGCCCGCACGCTCGCCCGCTTACGCGAAGGTCTGCTCGCCGACCAATGA
- the rfbC gene encoding dTDP-4-dehydrorhamnose 3,5-epimerase — translation MDVAPLAVPDAWVFTPRQYPDERGVFLEWFRADVLSRVIGHQMAIAQSNQSVSRRGTIRGVHFADVPPSQAKYVYCARGAVLDVVVDIRVGSPTFGRLDTVRLDDVDRRAVYISEGLGHAFMALTDDAVVTYLCSTGYAPEREHGVNPLDEELGIPWPRDIEPILSAKDAAAPGLAKAAADGLLPTYAECLAFYASLRSRS, via the coding sequence ATGGATGTCGCCCCTCTCGCGGTTCCCGACGCCTGGGTGTTCACGCCGCGCCAGTACCCCGATGAGCGTGGCGTCTTCCTTGAGTGGTTCCGCGCCGACGTCCTCAGCAGGGTGATCGGTCACCAGATGGCCATTGCGCAGTCGAACCAGTCCGTCTCGCGGCGGGGCACCATCCGCGGCGTCCACTTCGCTGACGTCCCGCCAAGTCAGGCGAAGTACGTGTACTGCGCCCGCGGAGCTGTCCTGGATGTCGTCGTCGACATCCGTGTCGGCTCGCCCACGTTCGGCCGCCTCGACACGGTCCGCCTCGATGACGTCGACCGCCGCGCCGTCTACATTTCCGAAGGTCTCGGGCACGCGTTCATGGCATTGACCGACGACGCCGTCGTGACCTACCTCTGCTCAACCGGATACGCGCCGGAACGAGAGCACGGCGTCAATCCGCTCGACGAGGAACTGGGAATTCCCTGGCCGCGCGACATCGAGCCCATCTTGTCGGCGAAGGACGCCGCAGCTCCCGGACTGGCGAAGGCGGCCGCGGACGGATTGCTCCCCACGTACGCCGAATGCCTGGCGTTCTACGCCTCTCTGCGCTCCCGCTCGTAA
- the sodN gene encoding superoxide dismutase, Ni: protein MKVLARLLTPRTTVHAHCDLPCGVYDPAQARIEAESVKAIMEKYQANDDPAFRARALFIKEQRAELVKHHLWVLWTDYFKPNHLEKYPQLHQLFWEATKLAGAAGAKGQQDPAVAQQLLDKIAEIDKIFWETKQG, encoded by the coding sequence ATGAAGGTACTCGCTCGCCTTCTCACCCCCCGCACAACCGTCCATGCGCACTGTGATCTGCCGTGCGGGGTCTACGATCCTGCCCAGGCCCGCATCGAAGCGGAATCCGTCAAGGCCATCATGGAGAAATACCAAGCCAACGACGACCCCGCCTTCCGAGCCCGGGCTCTGTTCATCAAGGAACAACGTGCTGAGCTTGTGAAACACCACCTGTGGGTGCTCTGGACGGATTACTTCAAGCCCAACCACTTGGAGAAGTACCCACAGCTCCACCAACTGTTCTGGGAGGCCACCAAGCTCGCCGGCGCCGCCGGGGCGAAAGGTCAGCAAGACCCGGCTGTCGCCCAGCAGCTCCTGGACAAAATCGCCGAGATTGACAAGATCTTCTGGGAGACCAAGCAGGGCTGA
- the sodX gene encoding nickel-type superoxide dismutase maturation protease: protein MTTPSSGRRRRADERSGVPPWTPSGAGVRGRRMPVVLTLPLALIASLRTAPVGWRNRWRAVVVEGASMLPTLHSGDCLLVVRTSRLHPGDMVVARHPREPGRLVVKRLAWETETGWWLVSDNPQAPGAADSFHFGAVPSADIVGRVVLRYFPLTRLAWWLRRRPVCYERERREA, encoded by the coding sequence ATGACAACTCCTTCCAGTGGACGTCGTCGGCGTGCGGACGAGCGGTCCGGCGTGCCGCCGTGGACGCCGTCCGGCGCTGGTGTCCGCGGGCGGCGGATGCCTGTCGTTTTGACCCTACCCCTCGCCTTGATCGCTTCACTCAGGACGGCGCCGGTCGGTTGGCGGAACCGATGGCGGGCGGTGGTCGTCGAGGGGGCTTCGATGCTGCCGACCCTGCACTCGGGTGATTGCTTGCTCGTCGTCCGCACGTCCCGGCTGCACCCAGGCGATATGGTCGTCGCCCGTCACCCTCGGGAGCCTGGTCGTCTCGTCGTCAAGCGTCTCGCGTGGGAAACAGAGACCGGGTGGTGGCTCGTGTCGGATAATCCGCAGGCGCCGGGTGCGGCCGATAGTTTTCACTTCGGGGCCGTGCCATCGGCGGATATTGTGGGTCGTGTCGTGCTGCGATATTTCCCGCTGACGCGTCTCGCATGGTGGCTGCGCCGGCGGCCGGTGTGTTACGAGCGGGAGCGCAGAGAGGCGTAG
- the nagA gene encoding N-acetylglucosamine-6-phosphate deacetylase produces MTIGEDDVTIISAPRLLVGTRLTGPGAVVVEDGLIIEVIEGRPAPGRRHVALPDGVLSPGLIDLQINGCLGVDFAAATPAEWQAVCAALPAHGVTAFQPTIITGPIPQLVSAIRRFAEVRPKLDGAGAKPVGMHVEGPFISPERPGVHDPRHMCHPTPENLEPLLAEQSTITMITLAPELPEALPAIARLTAAGIRVAIGHSDALAHQVQQAVDAGARMVTHIFNAQRGISHREPGVAGQALVEPRLAVGLIADFHHVAPQICALVLTAAPGRVCLVTDAVAPAGMPPGTYTLGGRPIRLAPGDPLARNFDGTIAGAATFLDQHVRNLIGLGRPAEEVLRAATTTPADVLGRTDLGRLAPGVSADLVWWSDEFTPLQTWVNGQEVYRAPSVI; encoded by the coding sequence ATGACGATCGGTGAGGACGACGTGACCATCATTTCTGCGCCGCGCCTGCTGGTTGGCACTCGATTGACCGGCCCCGGTGCGGTCGTTGTCGAAGATGGGCTGATCATCGAGGTGATCGAAGGCCGGCCGGCGCCCGGGCGGCGTCACGTCGCGCTTCCGGACGGCGTGCTCAGTCCCGGCCTGATCGACCTGCAGATCAACGGTTGTCTTGGGGTGGATTTCGCCGCCGCAACGCCGGCGGAATGGCAGGCGGTCTGCGCGGCCCTGCCCGCCCACGGCGTCACGGCCTTCCAACCAACGATCATCACCGGCCCGATCCCCCAGCTCGTTTCGGCCATCCGGCGTTTCGCCGAGGTGCGTCCGAAGCTGGACGGCGCGGGCGCCAAGCCGGTCGGCATGCACGTCGAGGGCCCGTTCATCTCTCCGGAGCGTCCGGGTGTGCACGATCCGCGCCACATGTGCCACCCCACCCCCGAGAACCTCGAACCGCTGCTGGCCGAGCAATCGACGATCACGATGATCACTCTTGCACCGGAACTGCCCGAGGCACTGCCCGCAATTGCGCGGCTGACAGCGGCCGGGATCCGGGTGGCGATTGGACACTCCGACGCGTTGGCCCATCAGGTCCAGCAGGCGGTGGACGCCGGCGCCCGGATGGTGACCCACATTTTCAACGCGCAACGCGGCATTTCCCACCGGGAACCGGGCGTCGCCGGGCAGGCTCTCGTCGAGCCCCGGCTGGCCGTCGGCCTCATTGCGGACTTCCATCACGTTGCGCCGCAAATTTGCGCGCTGGTGCTCACCGCGGCACCGGGTCGGGTCTGTCTCGTGACGGACGCCGTCGCACCGGCCGGCATGCCGCCGGGCACGTACACCCTTGGCGGACGGCCGATTCGGCTGGCCCCCGGTGACCCGTTGGCCCGGAATTTCGACGGCACGATCGCCGGTGCGGCGACCTTTCTCGACCAGCACGTCCGCAACCTGATCGGCCTGGGTCGTCCAGCGGAGGAGGTCCTCCGTGCGGCAACGACCACGCCGGCCGACGTTCTGGGCCGCACGGATCTGGGTCGGCTCGCACCCGGCGTCAGCGCGGATCTCGTCTGGTGGAGCGATGAGTTCACGCCGCTGCAGACATGGGTCAACGGGCAAGAGGTGTACCGCGCACCAAGCGTCATCTGA
- a CDS encoding ATP-binding protein codes for MDDVREPTTPAGTVGIRDLVTIELPATAAYLAVLRTTTASLAARLDFTLDDIEDLRIAVDEACSLLLGTSPPDAVMSCAFELTGDGLEITVTAPGTRSVPKDSFAWNVLAALAGHVETRAESDGRQSIVLLKRRGTDT; via the coding sequence GTGGACGATGTCCGCGAACCGACGACCCCGGCCGGGACGGTTGGCATCCGCGATCTCGTGACGATTGAACTGCCAGCCACGGCCGCGTATCTCGCCGTACTGCGCACCACCACCGCGAGCTTGGCGGCGCGGCTCGACTTCACCCTGGATGACATCGAGGACCTACGGATCGCCGTCGACGAAGCCTGCTCCCTGCTCCTCGGCACGAGCCCGCCCGACGCAGTCATGTCGTGCGCCTTTGAGCTGACCGGAGACGGCTTGGAGATCACCGTGACTGCACCCGGTACCCGCTCGGTGCCCAAGGATTCTTTCGCGTGGAACGTCCTCGCGGCGCTGGCCGGTCACGTCGAGACCCGGGCCGAATCCGACGGCCGGCAGTCGATCGTTCTCCTCAAACGGCGCGGGACGGACACGTGA
- a CDS encoding PAS domain-containing sensor histidine kinase, giving the protein MADLADVLRRHTALDDADVEWLHLLVAEWQLLADLSFADLLLWVPTAAGRGFVAAAQIRPVTSQTAYVEDKVGEVIPEGRRPLVDRAWQEGRIVREGDPEWGSGIPVREEAFPVRHADRVIAVVARHTNLAAARTPSRLELTYLASAADLATMVAEGRFPFPGSQVDSDSSPRAGDGLIRLDPEGRVDYASPNAVSAYRRLGHTGDLVGVHLGETTARLARPVDLLDEPVAWLVSGLGGRDAEVEIEAQGAVVRLRSIPLLPGGKRVGTLVLLRDVTELRRRERALVSKDATIREIHHRVKNNLQTVAALLRLQARRLAVPEAQAALEEAVRRVRAIALVHETLSHTLDGPVNFDEVADQLLAMVRDVGTAEGAASADVRRAGSFGLLPAALATPLAMVLVELLQNAMEHGRGSVVEVRAAQHGRTLEVVVADDGPGLPPGFSLARSSRLGLQIVRTLVEGDLHGVFELRPRDSRGTLAIARIGLPATPG; this is encoded by the coding sequence GTGGCTGACCTGGCTGACGTCCTCCGTCGTCACACGGCTCTCGATGACGCGGACGTCGAGTGGTTGCACCTCCTCGTCGCGGAGTGGCAGCTCCTGGCCGACCTCTCCTTCGCCGACCTGCTGCTCTGGGTTCCGACGGCCGCCGGCCGGGGCTTTGTTGCCGCGGCCCAGATTCGGCCGGTCACCTCGCAGACCGCCTATGTGGAAGACAAGGTCGGTGAGGTGATTCCCGAGGGACGACGTCCGCTTGTCGACCGCGCCTGGCAGGAGGGTCGGATCGTCCGCGAAGGAGATCCGGAGTGGGGGAGCGGGATTCCGGTGCGGGAAGAGGCATTTCCCGTCCGGCACGCCGACCGGGTCATCGCGGTCGTTGCGCGGCACACCAACCTGGCTGCCGCCCGGACCCCAAGCCGCCTTGAGCTGACGTACCTGGCGTCTGCCGCCGACCTCGCGACCATGGTCGCGGAGGGCCGGTTTCCGTTCCCGGGGAGCCAGGTCGACTCAGACAGCTCGCCGCGGGCCGGTGACGGACTCATCCGCCTTGATCCGGAGGGTCGGGTCGATTACGCCAGCCCGAACGCCGTCTCGGCGTACCGGCGGCTTGGGCACACGGGCGATCTGGTCGGCGTCCATCTCGGGGAGACGACAGCGCGGCTTGCCCGGCCGGTGGATCTGCTGGACGAACCGGTTGCCTGGCTAGTCAGTGGTCTCGGCGGCCGGGATGCGGAGGTCGAGATCGAGGCGCAGGGCGCGGTCGTACGGCTTCGATCCATTCCGCTGCTCCCAGGCGGCAAGCGGGTCGGCACCCTGGTCCTGCTTCGCGACGTCACCGAGTTGCGACGTCGGGAGCGCGCCCTGGTCAGCAAGGATGCCACGATCCGCGAAATTCACCATCGTGTGAAGAACAACCTGCAAACGGTGGCCGCGCTCTTGCGGCTCCAAGCCCGGCGGCTGGCGGTCCCGGAGGCGCAAGCGGCTCTGGAGGAGGCGGTACGCCGGGTGCGGGCGATCGCCCTCGTGCATGAGACGTTGTCGCATACCCTCGACGGCCCGGTGAACTTCGATGAGGTGGCAGATCAGCTGCTTGCGATGGTCCGGGACGTCGGCACTGCGGAAGGTGCTGCCTCCGCTGATGTTCGGCGTGCGGGGTCCTTTGGCCTCCTGCCGGCGGCTCTCGCGACGCCGTTGGCGATGGTTCTCGTCGAACTGCTGCAGAACGCGATGGAACACGGCCGAGGCAGTGTCGTCGAGGTTCGCGCGGCGCAGCACGGCCGCACGTTGGAGGTCGTCGTCGCCGATGACGGCCCGGGACTGCCGCCGGGATTCTCGCTGGCCCGATCGTCCAGGCTCGGACTGCAGATTGTCCGCACTCTGGTCGAAGGCGACCTGCATGGGGTCTTCGAGTTGCGGCCGCGCGACAGCCGCGGCACTCTCGCGATCGCCCGTATCGGGCTTCCAGCGACGCCGGGATAG